Proteins from a single region of Croceicoccus marinus:
- a CDS encoding aromatic ring-hydroxylating oxygenase subunit alpha, producing the protein MDRAARIGHLGELAETMIGYVENKTTFQGKDTMTVPAASYCDEKVYRQEIDRVFKRLPLMLAFTAELPNAGDYKAMDAVGMPVLITRDKDGTVRAFLNVCSHRGAPVAEDGHGNCSRFVCKYHAWTYGRDGRLIGINDQKSFGEVDKAARGLKQLPCEERHGLIFVSLDPEGSIDLDGYFRGYLDDFKDLGFADWHFIGSREIHGANWKIAFDGYLEGYHFQSLHPETIFPRTPSNTMHYEGYGPSMRIGFPQHEIGNLLKEVPREEWGTRENYGYDFVRILFPNVSIFVAPEITQVAQLFPGPTPDKNRTVLNYLCREAPRDDEEAEKLEQMVNFFRDVTYEEDYVIGLQIQKGLESGAHDELIFGKNERGNQYFHEWLNWYMTGDPSAPEPVM; encoded by the coding sequence ATGGACCGCGCAGCGCGCATCGGACATCTGGGCGAACTGGCCGAAACCATGATCGGCTATGTCGAGAACAAGACCACGTTCCAGGGCAAGGACACCATGACCGTGCCCGCCGCATCCTATTGCGACGAGAAGGTGTACCGGCAGGAGATCGACCGGGTTTTCAAAAGATTGCCGCTGATGCTGGCCTTTACCGCCGAATTGCCGAACGCGGGCGATTACAAGGCGATGGACGCGGTCGGCATGCCGGTGCTGATCACCCGTGACAAGGACGGGACGGTGCGTGCGTTCCTCAACGTCTGTTCGCACCGCGGCGCGCCGGTGGCCGAGGACGGGCACGGCAATTGCTCGCGCTTTGTCTGCAAGTATCACGCATGGACCTATGGCCGCGACGGCCGGCTGATCGGCATCAACGACCAGAAGAGCTTTGGCGAGGTCGACAAGGCGGCGCGCGGGCTGAAGCAATTGCCGTGCGAGGAGCGGCACGGGCTGATCTTCGTGTCGCTCGACCCCGAAGGTTCGATCGACCTCGACGGCTATTTCCGCGGCTATCTGGACGACTTCAAGGATCTGGGCTTTGCCGACTGGCACTTCATCGGCAGCCGCGAGATCCATGGCGCGAACTGGAAGATCGCCTTCGACGGCTATCTGGAAGGCTATCACTTCCAGTCGCTGCACCCCGAGACGATCTTCCCGCGCACCCCGTCGAACACGATGCATTACGAGGGCTATGGCCCTTCGATGCGGATCGGCTTTCCCCAGCACGAGATCGGAAACCTGCTGAAGGAGGTCCCGCGCGAGGAATGGGGCACGCGCGAGAATTACGGCTATGACTTTGTCCGCATCCTGTTTCCCAATGTCTCGATCTTCGTCGCGCCCGAGATCACGCAGGTCGCGCAATTGTTTCCAGGGCCGACGCCCGACAAAAACCGCACCGTGCTGAATTATCTGTGCCGCGAAGCGCCCAGGGACGACGAAGAGGCGGAGAAGCTGGAGCAGATGGTCAATTTCTTCCGCGACGTGACGTACGAGGAAGACTACGTCATCGGCCTGCAGATCCAGAAGGGCCTGGAATCGGGCGCGCATGACGAGCTGATCTTCGGGAAGAACGAGCGCGGGAACCAGTATTTTCACGAATGGCTGAACTGGTACATGACGGGCGATCCATCCGCCCCCGAACCGGTGATGTGA
- a CDS encoding EthD domain-containing protein, with amino-acid sequence MTITLLSIFRRRAGMSHDEFVDHYEKIHARIGEKVMSGYATRYVRRFTTPFGRADDGAEADVVMEMDFPDKVTMEAFFASLQDPEIAAMIAEDEKRLFDSASMRTYLVDERESELPPVLPPAHPS; translated from the coding sequence ATGACGATCACCTTGCTGTCGATCTTCCGCCGCCGCGCGGGGATGAGCCACGACGAGTTCGTCGATCACTATGAGAAAATCCACGCTCGCATCGGCGAGAAGGTGATGTCGGGCTATGCCACACGCTATGTCCGGCGTTTCACCACGCCCTTCGGCCGCGCGGACGATGGCGCGGAAGCCGACGTGGTGATGGAAATGGATTTCCCCGACAAGGTCACGATGGAGGCGTTCTTCGCCTCGCTTCAGGATCCCGAGATCGCGGCGATGATCGCCGAGGACGAGAAGCGCCTGTTCGACAGCGCCAGCATGCGGACCTATCTGGTCGACGAGCGGGAGAGCGAGTTGCCGCCCGTCCTCCCGCCCGCGCATCCTTCCTGA
- a CDS encoding nuclear transport factor 2 family protein has protein sequence MPFTGPLEDRIAIREVMESYAFAVMTVDAELWASTWAEDAYWALPEYPDLGGFDGKKAIVDAWVGSMKVYGLDDMKRPMVYLAHPGRIEVDGDTARATTMTIEIYQHPETGETVHGNGHYEDELARIDGQWVFTRREYRIFHERRQGGE, from the coding sequence ATGCCCTTCACCGGCCCGCTGGAAGACCGCATCGCCATCCGCGAAGTGATGGAAAGCTACGCCTTCGCGGTCATGACCGTCGACGCCGAGCTATGGGCGTCGACCTGGGCAGAGGATGCCTATTGGGCGCTGCCCGAATATCCCGACCTGGGAGGGTTCGATGGGAAAAAGGCCATCGTCGACGCCTGGGTCGGATCGATGAAGGTCTACGGCCTCGACGACATGAAGCGCCCGATGGTCTATCTCGCCCATCCCGGCCGGATCGAGGTGGACGGCGATACCGCCCGCGCCACGACGATGACGATCGAGATCTACCAGCACCCCGAAACCGGCGAAACCGTGCACGGCAACGGCCATTACGAGGACGAATTGGCGCGCATCGACGGTCAATGGGTGTTTACCCGCCGCGAATATCGCATCTTTCACGAGCGGCGTCAGGGAGGCGAATAA
- a CDS encoding SDR family NAD(P)-dependent oxidoreductase: MANVYITGAGRGIGLSLAQKHAEAGDRVFALVRDPAKSDELSQLAGGSGGKVTIHRMDAGDMASIPDAAAATGNDSVDVLYNVAGNTGPTDNELETEIDWDGWDSAFDVMVKGPLAVLKAFLPRMHEGSKVVNFSSQLAASTWPMGGYYAYGAAKAALNRLMRSVAIDLKDKGIIVVTLHPGWVQTDMGGPDAEITPEQSASGIHALTQKLTIGDSGDFFKWNGEHHPW, from the coding sequence ATGGCCAATGTCTATATCACCGGTGCCGGTCGCGGCATCGGCCTGTCGCTGGCGCAAAAACATGCCGAGGCTGGCGACCGCGTCTTCGCGCTGGTGCGCGACCCCGCGAAATCGGACGAACTTTCGCAGCTTGCCGGCGGTTCGGGCGGCAAGGTCACGATCCACCGGATGGACGCGGGCGACATGGCATCGATCCCCGATGCCGCGGCCGCCACCGGCAACGACAGCGTCGACGTGCTCTATAATGTCGCGGGCAACACCGGCCCCACCGATAACGAGCTTGAGACCGAGATCGACTGGGACGGCTGGGACAGCGCGTTCGACGTGATGGTCAAGGGGCCGCTCGCGGTGCTGAAAGCCTTCCTGCCGCGGATGCACGAAGGCAGCAAGGTCGTGAACTTCTCAAGCCAGTTGGCTGCCAGCACATGGCCGATGGGCGGCTATTATGCCTACGGCGCTGCCAAGGCTGCGCTCAATCGGCTGATGCGTTCGGTCGCCATCGATTTGAAGGACAAGGGCATCATCGTCGTCACCCTGCACCCCGGCTGGGTCCAGACCGACATGGGCGGCCCCGATGCCGAGATCACGCCCGAGCAAAGCGCCAGCGGCATCCACGCGCTGACGCAAAAGCTGACGATCGGCGACAGCGGCGACTTCTTCAAGTGGAACGGCGAACATCATCCTTGGTGA
- a CDS encoding TetR/AcrR family transcriptional regulator — protein sequence MAAKSEKYHRDDLRGDLLRAGRRYIAEKGHHSLSVRTLAQSVGVSPGAPYHHFRDRRALLLALASEGYEELFGAAHAFVEPGRTPEETLLEMGLQFVNFAVSSPRLLELMYESELTSPAVDPVLVKYQDIGHAALIKPLREALTELDENEIGLRGLAYWSSIYGFASLRRKHMIEKIEPPDMAQDQVVRRVISLAVSAALRIESGRPAA from the coding sequence GTGGCGGCGAAGTCGGAAAAATATCATCGCGACGATCTGCGCGGAGATCTGCTTCGCGCCGGCCGGCGATACATCGCCGAAAAAGGCCATCACTCGCTGTCGGTGCGAACGCTGGCGCAATCGGTCGGCGTGTCTCCGGGCGCTCCCTATCACCATTTCCGCGACCGGCGCGCCTTGCTCCTGGCTTTGGCAAGCGAGGGTTACGAGGAGCTTTTCGGCGCGGCGCATGCGTTCGTCGAGCCGGGGAGAACCCCGGAGGAAACCTTGCTCGAGATGGGCCTGCAATTCGTGAACTTTGCCGTATCGAGCCCGCGCCTGCTCGAACTGATGTACGAAAGCGAACTGACCAGCCCGGCCGTGGATCCGGTGCTGGTCAAGTACCAGGACATCGGCCATGCCGCGCTGATAAAGCCGCTGCGCGAGGCGCTGACGGAACTCGACGAAAACGAGATCGGGCTGCGCGGGCTGGCATACTGGTCTTCGATCTATGGCTTCGCCTCGCTTCGGCGCAAGCACATGATCGAAAAGATCGAACCGCCGGACATGGCGCAGGACCAGGTGGTCCGCCGGGTCATCTCGCTGGCCGTATCCGCGGCCCTGCGGATCGAAAGCGGCCGCCCTGCCGCTTAA
- a CDS encoding FAD-dependent oxidoreductase, whose product MAGEESVAGSKGRIAIVGAGPGGMAAALAAIRVGFEVTLFERFAEVRAAGNILNLWPPPQKVLKLIGVDTHDLGAPCKVFFKNAKGGVRAEIRLTDEVEREYGGGFIGLLRWGLYQRMLEALPPGVLRLDHELTCVEDRGRHVRLNFANGDQAEADVLIGADGINSFVRKHLWGDKPIRHQKLHLVGGYLFLDSPPDGIGVLSHNRTTQVSYTPIRHEGKWGYEWWVLEACDPDAPPPADLHAFCVERAAGFSRKVRDLIAATPREHLQRWPIRDREPMGQWSKGRVTLVGDAAHPTSPYAAYGAGMSIEDGYFLARELAGADIEDTQAVRDALQRYEDRRKPHTSRVSQEAYHTGRMFHHLPAPLRPVRDLVFDHTGFLQRMVGDAMPQHIISQLAEIEDAPPYVPAHRRGEAAGR is encoded by the coding sequence ATGGCGGGAGAAGAATCGGTGGCCGGGAGCAAGGGTAGGATCGCCATTGTCGGAGCAGGGCCGGGCGGCATGGCTGCGGCGCTGGCGGCAATCCGCGTCGGGTTCGAGGTGACGCTGTTCGAGCGTTTCGCCGAGGTCAGGGCCGCCGGAAACATCCTGAACCTGTGGCCGCCCCCGCAGAAGGTGTTGAAGCTGATAGGCGTCGACACCCACGACCTGGGCGCGCCGTGCAAGGTCTTCTTCAAGAACGCGAAGGGAGGCGTGCGCGCGGAGATCAGGCTTACCGACGAGGTGGAGCGCGAGTATGGCGGCGGCTTCATCGGCCTTTTGCGCTGGGGGCTGTACCAGCGCATGCTCGAAGCGTTGCCGCCGGGGGTTCTTCGTCTCGATCACGAGCTGACTTGCGTCGAAGACAGGGGCCGGCATGTCCGCCTGAACTTCGCGAACGGCGATCAGGCCGAGGCAGACGTGTTGATCGGCGCCGACGGCATCAACTCGTTTGTCCGCAAGCATCTGTGGGGCGACAAGCCGATCCGGCACCAGAAGCTTCATCTGGTCGGCGGGTATCTGTTCCTCGACAGTCCGCCAGACGGAATTGGCGTGCTGTCGCACAACCGCACCACCCAGGTGAGCTATACCCCCATCCGCCACGAGGGGAAGTGGGGGTACGAATGGTGGGTGCTTGAAGCGTGCGATCCCGATGCGCCTCCGCCCGCCGATCTCCACGCCTTCTGTGTCGAGCGCGCTGCCGGATTTTCCAGAAAGGTCCGCGACCTTATCGCGGCGACGCCGAGGGAGCATCTCCAGCGTTGGCCGATCCGCGACCGGGAGCCGATGGGGCAGTGGTCCAAAGGCCGCGTCACCCTGGTCGGCGACGCCGCGCATCCGACGTCGCCCTATGCCGCCTATGGCGCGGGCATGTCGATCGAGGATGGCTATTTCCTGGCCCGCGAACTGGCGGGCGCGGACATCGAGGACACGCAAGCCGTGCGCGATGCGCTGCAGCGCTATGAAGACAGGCGCAAGCCGCATACGTCCCGCGTGTCGCAGGAAGCCTATCACACGGGGCGGATGTTCCATCATCTGCCCGCGCCGCTGCGCCCGGTCAGGGACCTGGTCTTCGACCACACCGGCTTCCTGCAGAGGATGGTCGGCGATGCCATGCCGCAGCACATCATTTCACAACTTGCCGAGATCGAGGACGCCCCGCCCTACGTTCCCGCACATCGCCGCGGGGAGGCGGCGGGCCGATGA
- a CDS encoding sugar phosphate isomerase/epimerase family protein, translating into MTAQFKYGVSLYSYTDDFGTVMDLEDAFYHASETGSTGIEILGEAHLPAYPDIEPAWLDRWYALLDKYGLEPTNYASWIDTDIQNGRDLTAGEGAKQLALDLENASRLGFRFVRPKFGVIDDELTPHPIWEGAVERVLDLAAKLDITIIPEIHSPTPIRHPVVDAYIDFIQRTGTRHFGLLIDTGIFQDRPLPFWQHETPEMREGAMSFLNGIRVPVEQLAEVIEYTPFIQAKFHHIDENLHDHNIPWEKVVPALKSLGYSGYLSSEYEGKRDPWVAIEQVRRQHALIRKLEREWEQAAGQAGREHDHA; encoded by the coding sequence ATGACAGCACAGTTCAAATATGGCGTTTCGCTCTACAGCTATACCGACGATTTCGGCACGGTCATGGACCTCGAGGATGCGTTCTATCACGCGTCGGAGACAGGCTCGACCGGCATCGAGATACTGGGCGAGGCCCATCTGCCCGCCTATCCCGACATCGAACCGGCGTGGCTGGATCGCTGGTATGCGCTTCTCGACAAATACGGGCTCGAGCCTACGAATTATGCCAGCTGGATCGATACCGACATCCAGAACGGCCGCGACCTGACAGCGGGGGAGGGCGCGAAGCAGCTCGCTCTCGACCTCGAAAACGCCAGCCGTCTCGGTTTCAGGTTCGTTCGCCCCAAGTTCGGCGTGATCGACGACGAGCTGACACCGCACCCCATCTGGGAGGGTGCTGTCGAACGGGTGCTTGATCTTGCCGCGAAGCTGGATATCACGATCATTCCGGAAATCCATTCGCCCACGCCGATCCGCCATCCGGTCGTGGACGCCTATATCGATTTCATCCAGCGCACGGGAACGCGGCATTTCGGGCTGCTGATCGATACCGGCATCTTCCAGGATCGTCCTCTGCCCTTCTGGCAGCACGAGACACCCGAAATGCGCGAGGGGGCCATGAGTTTCCTCAATGGCATCAGGGTCCCGGTCGAGCAACTGGCCGAAGTGATCGAATATACTCCGTTCATCCAGGCCAAGTTCCATCACATCGACGAGAACCTGCACGACCACAACATCCCCTGGGAGAAGGTGGTGCCGGCGCTCAAGTCGCTCGGTTACTCGGGCTATCTGTCCAGCGAGTACGAGGGAAAGCGCGATCCGTGGGTCGCGATCGAGCAGGTCCGGCGGCAGCACGCGCTGATCCGCAAGCTGGAGCGCGAATGGGAACAGGCGGCAGGCCAGGCCGGCAGGGAGCATGATCATGCTTGA
- a CDS encoding C-glycoside deglycosidase beta subunit domain-containing protein: MLEHTPIQSSGFSNIGPEDQRTGFCLRVRQPNYRGLRLSLVEGIRVVVDGHEFPAASNRYRMAGRTYSLQELDAETQVRWPVGTAMEVLVDKPGGLAAGVHLVEVEVLLRHPYFPPQFRPTPVHDRRHITIIR, encoded by the coding sequence ATGCTTGAACACACCCCGATCCAGAGCAGCGGCTTCTCGAACATCGGTCCTGAAGACCAGCGTACCGGTTTTTGCTTGCGGGTTCGGCAGCCCAACTACCGCGGCCTGCGGCTTTCGTTGGTGGAGGGGATAAGGGTTGTGGTCGACGGCCACGAATTTCCCGCCGCGAGCAATCGCTATCGCATGGCAGGGCGCACCTATTCGCTGCAGGAACTGGACGCGGAGACGCAAGTGCGCTGGCCCGTGGGGACGGCGATGGAGGTGCTGGTCGACAAGCCGGGCGGGCTGGCTGCCGGCGTTCACCTGGTCGAGGTGGAGGTGCTTCTTCGCCACCCCTATTTCCCGCCGCAATTCCGGCCGACCCCGGTGCACGACCGCCGCCACATCACCATCATTCGCTAA
- a CDS encoding MFS transporter, with the protein MSLKSRAAPPARPAMEAGVPQGLIIVLAGFLPVLAIVSLAPAVPSIIAAFADVPGATTWVPLAVTAPGLMIALFSPLMGWIADRYGRRRLLIASTFAYGVLGVLPFVSGTIEVLFASRLALGFCEAAILTVTNTLIGDYFAHDQRRKWLTLQGVLGPILGTSTVFFSGLLAAQSWQYPFAIYAVAIPIAAAMIFLIHEPDVKAEIGARTAVSPFPWKTIMVCAGFTLFAASLYYVYIVQIGRAFGEVGVASAGRVGLLISVASVGVVLGAAMFQVISRKFSADRQLFIFLGLLGIGLFGIGFSASAEMMTGFAFVQQLGAGILIPALVLWTVSHLPPEHRGRGMGIWSACFFLGQFVSPLLFTLASELSGSVRNSFACLGAVSVAGAVSARMMSRMIK; encoded by the coding sequence ATGTCGCTAAAATCGAGGGCTGCGCCGCCAGCCCGCCCGGCCATGGAAGCCGGCGTGCCGCAGGGGCTGATCATCGTCCTGGCCGGTTTCCTGCCGGTGCTGGCGATCGTCAGCCTTGCGCCGGCGGTTCCCAGCATCATCGCCGCATTTGCCGATGTGCCGGGAGCCACGACCTGGGTTCCATTGGCCGTCACCGCGCCGGGCCTGATGATCGCGCTGTTTTCGCCGCTCATGGGATGGATCGCCGACCGTTATGGGCGCCGGCGGCTGCTGATCGCCTCCACCTTCGCCTATGGCGTTCTGGGCGTTCTGCCGTTCGTGTCGGGCACGATCGAGGTCCTGTTCGCCTCGCGGTTGGCCCTGGGGTTCTGCGAAGCGGCGATCCTTACTGTCACGAACACGCTGATCGGCGATTATTTCGCGCACGACCAGCGGCGAAAATGGCTGACATTGCAGGGCGTGCTCGGGCCGATACTGGGAACGTCGACGGTGTTCTTCTCGGGCCTGCTTGCCGCGCAGTCCTGGCAATATCCCTTCGCGATCTATGCCGTGGCGATCCCGATTGCCGCCGCGATGATTTTCCTGATCCACGAGCCGGACGTGAAGGCCGAGATCGGGGCCCGGACGGCCGTTTCCCCGTTTCCATGGAAGACGATCATGGTCTGCGCGGGCTTCACCCTGTTCGCGGCCTCGCTCTATTACGTCTACATCGTCCAGATCGGCCGCGCCTTCGGCGAGGTCGGGGTGGCCTCGGCCGGCCGCGTCGGCCTGCTGATATCCGTAGCGAGCGTCGGCGTCGTGCTTGGGGCGGCGATGTTCCAGGTGATCTCGCGCAAATTCAGCGCCGACCGGCAGCTCTTCATCTTCCTTGGCCTGCTCGGCATCGGGCTGTTCGGGATAGGATTCAGCGCATCTGCCGAGATGATGACCGGCTTTGCCTTCGTCCAGCAACTGGGTGCCGGGATCCTGATCCCCGCACTGGTCCTGTGGACCGTCTCGCACCTTCCGCCCGAGCATCGCGGCCGGGGCATGGGGATCTGGAGCGCCTGCTTCTTCCTTGGCCAGTTCGTCAGCCCGTTGCTGTTCACGCTCGCAAGCGAATTGTCCGGCTCCGTTCGAAACAGCTTTGCCTGTCTTGGCGCGGTGTCCGTCGCCGGCGCGGTGTCGGCACGCATGATGTCCAGGATGATCAAATAA